A single region of the Phaenicophaeus curvirostris isolate KB17595 chromosome 4, BPBGC_Pcur_1.0, whole genome shotgun sequence genome encodes:
- the LYAR gene encoding cell growth-regulating nucleolar protein has product MVVFTCNACGESVKKAQVEKHVGICRNCECLSCMDCGKDFWGDDYKEHVRCISEDQKYGGKDFEAKTNKGDAKQQEWIQKIHEVMKKPNINTKVRNILEQMRVFDNIPRKKVKFQNWMKNSLRINDSTLQDQVWDIFSEATGNISSEKKQDKPQQKEEEQSAETVEKAMAEENGITDDKTERKKNKRERKEERQKNKKKEKKDLKLENQSEVKKSKKSKKGKESLENEFEINGNGHQNEIEEERNVKKRKHKHAEEEPHTTAKKMKTEKISEDMETENTNENEENVGIDKGKFNWKGTIKAVLKQAPDNEISIKKLRKKVIAQYYAVAGEHHRSEEDILVIFNKKVNNNPKFKVLKDKVKLLK; this is encoded by the exons ATGGTCGTGTTCACCTGCAACGCATGTGGAGAGTCCGTGAAGAAAGCACAGGTTGAAAAACATGTGGGCATCTGCAGGAACTGCGAGTGCCTCTCCTGCATGGACTGTGGGAAGGATTTCTG GGGTGACGATTATAAGGAACATGTGAGGTGCATAAGTGAAGATCAGAAATACGGTGGAAAAGATTTTGAAGCCAAAACTAACAAAGGAGATGCTAAACAACAGGAGTGGATTCAG AAAATCCATGAAGTAATGAAGAAGCCAAACATAAACACTAAAGTGCGAAACATTCTGGAGCAAATGCGGGTCTTTGACAAtattccaagaaaaaaagtaaagtttcAG AACTGGATGAAGAACAGTTTGAGAATTAATGACAGCACTTTGCAAGACCAGGTGTGGGATATTTTCTCTGAAGCAACCGgaaat atttcaagtgaaaaaaaacaagacaagccacaacagaaagaagaggaacAATCTGCAGAAACTGTGGAGAAAGCTAtggcagaagaaaatggaattaCAGATGAtaaaactgagaggaaaaagaataagaGAGAACgaaaagaagagagacaaaagaacaaaaagaaggagaaaaaagacttGAAATTAGAAAACCAGTCAGAAGTGAAAAAGAGTAAGAAGtccaaaaaaggaaaggagagctTGGAGAATGAATTTGAAATAAACGGAAATGGCCATCAAAATGAaatagaagaggaaagaaatgtaaagaaacgcAAACATAAACATGCAGAAG AGGAACCTCATaccacagcaaagaaaatgaaaactgaaaagatttcagaagacatggaaacagaaaacaccaatgaaaatgaagaaaatgttggAATAGATAAAG GTAAATTCAACTGGAAGGGAACCATCAAAGCTGTTCTGAAACAGGCTCCAGACAATGAAATTTCAATtaagaaactaagaaaaaag GTTATAGCTCAGTACTATGCAGTAGCTGGTGAACATCACAGATCAGAAGAGGATATTTTAGTCATATTTAATAAGAAAGTGAATAACAATCCCaaatttaaagttttaaaagacaaagttAAACTCCTGAAATAA